The following are encoded together in the Oncorhynchus clarkii lewisi isolate Uvic-CL-2024 chromosome 25, UVic_Ocla_1.0, whole genome shotgun sequence genome:
- the LOC139383773 gene encoding solute carrier family 66 member 3: protein MESDKVLHIANFSTLFVCMVLKFPQIFVLMRAKSTTGVSLNSLLLELTGFIVFVTYQMYYDYPPPTYLEYPILIAQDVILLLLILHYNGSLKQSLIYAVVFVGGWQLLTVQKWIIDLAMSLCTFISAGSKFAQLQCLWQSKDSGQVSALSWGMATYTCFARIYTTSVTTGDMQVLVRFIVMALLNSWVLATILYYRKRAGEVQKKQD from the exons ATGGAATCCGACAAGGTACTACATATCGCTAACTTTAGCACACTGTTTGTGTGCATGGTGCTAAAGTTTCCGCAAATATTTGTTTTAATGCGCGCGAAATCGACAACGGGTGTCAGCCTCAACAGTCTTCTGCTGGAGCTAACCGG GTTCATTGTGTTTGTCACCTACCAGATGTACTATGACTACCCACCCCCAACCTACTTGGAGTACCCCATCCTCATTGCTCAAG atgtcatcctcctcctcttgaTTCTACATTACAATGGCAGCCTGAAGCAGAGTCTGATCTATGCAGTTGT GTTTGTGGGAGGCTGGCAACTACTCACTGTGCAGAAGTGGATAATTGATTTGGCCATG aGCCTGTGTACATTCATCAGTGCTGGCAGTAAATTTGCCCAGCTCCAATGCCTGTGGCAGTCCAAGGACTCAGGGCAGGTTAGCGCCCTCTCCTGGGGTATGGCTACCTACACATGTTTTG CAAGGATTTACACCACCAGTGTGACAACTGGAGACATGCAGG TTCTGGTGCGATTTATTGTCATGGCACTGCTGAATTCATGGGTGCTAGCTACTATCTTGTACTACAGGAAAAGGGCTGGGGAAGTACAGAAGAAGCAGGATTAA
- the LOC139383772 gene encoding rho-associated protein kinase 2-like isoform X1: MSLGAERRMENRLKKLEAMIKDPRSAINLESLLDSINAFVLDLDYPALRKNKNIETFLNRYEKVMGHIREFQMRSEDFDRVKVIGRGAFGEVQLVRHKASQKVYAMKLLSKFEMIKRSDSAFFWEERDIMAFANSPWVVQLCCAFQDDRYLYMVMEYMPGGDLVNLTSTYDVPEKWARFYTAEVVMALDAIHSLGFIHRDVKPDNMLLDRHGHLKLADFGTCMKMDSTGMVHCDTAVGTPDYISPEVLKSQGGDGYYGRECDWWSVGVFIFEMLVGDTPFYADSLVGTYSKIMDHKNSLNFPDDVEISKDAKNLICAFLTDREVRLGRNGVEEIKRHPFFKNDQWNFDSIRNTAAPVVPELSSDIDTSNFDEIEDDKGDVETFPTPKAFVGNQLPFVGFTYFKEDQLLSGVNNSTVVTVNSTALKGESAKLQKKLHQLEEQLNNEMQTKDELEHKCRTATSRLEKTSKDLDEEVSSRKALESSLRQLEREKALLQHKTVESHRKAESEADRKRCLENEVNSLRDQLDEMKKRNQNSHISNEKNIHLQRQLDEANALLRAEQEVATRLRKAQTETGKQLQALEAGGRELQDKCCLLERSKLTLEKEFIGLQAALEAERREHSQGSETITDMQGRISGLEDEVWQVRQALSKAETEKRQLQEKLTDLEKEKNNKEIDMTYKLKVLQQGLEQEEASHKATKARLADKSKIESIEGAKSEAMKDMEQKLQEERASKLRVENRMLELEKHSSMLDCDYKQSLQKLDELRRNKERLTEEVKNLTLKIEQETQKRSLTQNDLKAQNQQLNALKTSEKQLKQEANHLLEIKRSLEKQNQELRKERQDSDGQMKELQDQLEAEQYFSTLYKTQVRELKEECEEKSKLYKDIQQSLQELQEERDSLAAQLEITLTKADSEQLARSIAEEQYSDLEKEKIMKELELKEMMARHKQELGEKDITIGSLEEANRTLTSDVANLANEKEELNNKLRETLEELQTSKDDEQQMSQMKLTFEKQLQSERTLKTQAVNKLAEIMNRKEVRAAGSRRGNDTDVRRKEKENRKLQLELRSEKEKLNSSIIKYQREINDMQAQIADESQVRIELQMALDSKDSDIEQLRNLLSSANVSSLESASINSGPDFDADDAYTEMRLEGWLSLPVRNNTKKFGWERKYVVVSSKKILFYNSEQDKELSNPYMVLDIDKLFHVRPVTQTDVYRADAKEIPRIFQILYANEGECKKEPEFPVELASGEKSSYICHKGHEFIPTLYHFPTNCEACTKPLWHMFKPPPALECRRCHIKCHKDHMDKKEEIIAPCKVNYDVSMAKNLLLLAVSQEEQQEWVGRLVKKITKKPPAPEHFARSSPRVSMKVQPSQSMRRPSRQLPPSKNSPPRADAPRMQREDSKSGH; encoded by the exons TTGTGCTGTGCCTTCCAAGATGACCGTTACCTCTACATGGTGATGGAGTACATGCCTGGAGGGGACCTGGTGAACCTCACCAGTACCTATGATGTGCCTGAGAAGTGGGCCCGGTTCTATACGGCCGAGGTGGTCATGGCACTGGATGCCATCCACTCCCTGGGTTTCATCCACCGCGACGTCAAGCCTGACAACATGCTCCTGGACCGCCACGGACACCTCAAACTGGCCGACTTCGGAACCTGCATGAAGATGGACTCG ACTGGGATGGTGCACTGTGACACAGCGGTTGGCACTCCAGACTACATCTCTCCTGAGGTTCTGAAGTCGCAGGGTGGAGATGGTTACTATGGACGGGAGTGTGATTGGTGGTCTGTAGGGGTCTTCATCTTCGAGATGCTAGTCG GTGACACACCGTTCTATGCCGACTCCCTTGTTGGAACCTACAGTAAGATCATGGACCACAAGAATTCCCTCAACTTTCCAGATGACGTAGAGATCTCCAAAGATGCCAAAAACTTAATCTGTGCCTTCTTGACAGACAG GGAGGTACGACTGGGCCGCAACGGGGTGGAGGAGATCAAACGACACCCCTTTTTCAAGAATGACCAATGGAACTTTGACAGCATTAGAAACA CGGCCGCTCCTGTGGTTCCAGAATTGAGCAGTGACATTGACACCAGTAACTTTGATGAGATAGAAGATGACAAGGGTGACGTGGAGACCTTCCCTACTCCTAAGGCCTTTGTGGGCAACCAGCTTCCCTTCGTCGGCTTCACATACTTTAAGGAGGACCA gttaCTAAGCGGTGTGAATAACTCAACAGTTGTGACTGTGAACTCAACAGCCTTGAAAGGAGAG TCAGCCAAGCTGCAGAAGAAACTCCACCAGCTGGAAGAGCAGCTCAATAATGAGATGCAGACCAAAGATGAGCTGGAGCACAAGTGCAG AACTGCCACCAGTCGTCTAGAGAAAACCTCCAAAGATCTTGATGAAGAA GTGAGTAGCAGGAAGGCTCTGGAGTCGAGTCTgaggcagctggagagagagaaggctctACTGCAGCACAAGACTGTGGAGAGCCATCGCAAGGCAGAGAGTGAGGCAGACAGGAAACGCTGCCTGGAGAACGAGG TCAACAGCCTACGAGACCAGCTGGACGAAATGAAGAAGAGAAATCAGAACTCACACATATCCAATGAGAAAAACATTCACTTACaaagacag CTGGACGAGGCCAATGCTCTGTTGCGTGCGGAGCAGGAGGTGGCCACAAGGCTGAGGAAGGCCCAGACGGAAACAGGCAAGCAGCTGCAAGCTCTGGAGGCTGGGGGCAGAGAGCTGCAGGACAAGTGCTGCCTACTGGAGCGCTCCAAGCTCACGCTGGAGAAGGAGTTCATCGGGCTGCAGGCAGCACtggaggctgagaggagagaacacagCCAGGGCTCTGAGACCATCACAGACATGCAGG GGCGAATCTCGGGGCTGGAAGATGAGGTTTGGCAGGTGAGACAGGCCCTTTCCAAGGCAGAGACTGAGAAGAGACAACTACAGGAGAAACTCACTGATCTGGAGAAG GAGAAGAACAACAAGGAGATAGACATGACGTACAAGCTGAAGGTGTTGCAGCAGGGGCTGGAGCAGGAGGAGGCATCACACAAAGCCACCAAGGCACGGCTCGCGGACAAGAGCAAGATTGAGTCGATCGAAGGTGCCAAGTCTGAGGCCATGAAGG ATATGGAGCAGAAGCTGCAGGAGGAGAGGGCGTCAAAGCTGCGTGTGGAGAACAGGATGTTGGAGCTGGAGAAACATAGCAGCATGCTCGACTGTGACTACAAGCAGTCCCTGCAGAAACTAGACGAGCTTCGCAGGAACAAGGAGAGGCTCACCGAGGAGGTGAAGAACCTGACCCTGAAGATCGAGCAAGAGACCCAGAAGCGCAGTCTTACTCAGAACGACCTGAAGGCCCAGAACCAGCAGCTAAATGCCCTGAAGACCTCTGAGAAGCAGCTGAAACAGGAGGCCAACCACCTGCTGGAAATCAAACGCAGCCTGGAGAAACAGAACCAGGAGCTACGCAA AGAAAGGCAGGACTCAGATGGCCAAATGAAGGAACTTCAGGACCAGCTGGAGGCTGAGCAGTATTTTTCT ACGCTGTATAAGACCCAGGTGCGGGAGTTGAAGGAGGAATGTGAAGAGAAGAGCAAACTCTACAAGGACATACAGCAGTCACTTCAGGAGTTACAAGAGGAGAG ggacTCCCTGGCGGCGCAGCTGGAGATCACTCTGACCAAAGCAGACTCGGAGCAGCTGGCTCGCTCCATTGCTGAGGAGCAGTACTCCGACCTGGAGAAGGAGAAGATCATGAAGGAGCTGGAGCTCAAGGAGATGATGGCCCGACACAAGCAGGAGCTGGGCGAGAAGGACATCACCATCGGCTCG CTGGAGGAGGCCAACCGAACCCTCACCAGCGACGTGGCTAACCTGGCCAATGAGAAGGAGGAGCTCAACAACAAACTCAGGGAGACGCTTGAAG AGCTGCAGACGTCCAAGGATGACGAACAGCAGATGAGCCAGATGAAGCTCACGTTTGAGAAGCAGCTCCAGTCAGAGAGAACACTGAAGACCCAG GCTGTGAACAAGCTGGCGGAGATCATGAACAGGAAGGAGGTACGTGCGGCAGGCAGTCGGCGCGGCAACGACACTGACGTACGCAGGAAGGAAAAGGAGAATAGGAAGCTGCAGCTGGAGCTGAGATCGGAGAAGGAGAAACTCAACTCTTCCATCATCAAGTACCAGAGAGAGATCAACGACATGCAAGCG CAAATAGCGGATGAGAGTCAGGTACGCATTGAGCTGCAGATGGCCCTGGACAGTAAGGATAGTGACATAGAGCAGCTACGTAACCTCCTCAGCTCCGCCAACGTTTCCTCCCTGGAATCAGCCAGTATCAACAGTGGTCCAGACTTTGATGCGGACGACGCCTACACAG AAATGAGACTAGAGGGATGGCTCTCACTGCCGGTGAGGAACAACACAAAGAAGTTTGGATGGGAGAGAAAG TATGTGGTTGTGAGCAGCAAGAAGATTCTGTTCTATAACAGCGAACAGGACAAAGAGCTATCCAACCCCTACATGGTGCTGGATATCGA TAAACTCTTCCATGTGCGACCTGTCACTCAAACAGATGTTTACCGTGCTGACGCCAAAGAGATCCCCAGGATATTCCAG aTTCTGTATGCCAATGAGGGAGAGTGTAAGAAGGAGCCTGAGTTCCCAGTGGAGCTGGCAAGTGGAGAGAAGTCCAGCTACATCTGCCACAAGGGCCATGAGTTCATCCCTACACTCTACCACTTCCCTACCAACTGTGAGGCGTGCACCAAGCCCCTGTGGCACATGTTTAAGCCTCCTCCTGCCCTGGAGTGCAGGCGCTGCCACATCAAGTGTCACAAGGACCACATGGACAAGAAGGAAGAGATCATCGCACCCTGCAAAG TGAACTATGATGTGTCCATGGCCAAGAACTTGCTGCTGCTGGCTGTGTCGCAGGAGGAGCAGCAAGAGTGGGTGGGACGACTGGTCAAGAAGATCACAAAGAAGCCGCCGGCCCCCGAGCACTTTGCCCGCTCCTCGCCCCGTGTCTCCATGAAGGTCCAGCCCAGCCAGTCCATGAGGCGGCCCAGCAGACAGCTGCCCCCCAGCAAGAACAG TCCCCCTAGAGCCGACGCCCCCAGGATGCAACGAGAAGACTCCAAAAGTGGCCATTGA